The sequence below is a genomic window from Methylotuvimicrobium sp. KM2.
ACATGCCTATTAAAACCGCTAGCCATACATCAAGTTGGCTGGGTTGGCTCGAAACACTTAACAAACAAACATCCGCCAAATCGCCTTATCAAGATTTTCTTGCCTATACCCTGCTGCCGGCCTCGAAAAAAGGGGAGTTCAATCTCGATTTGACGATTACCCGTGAAAAGAAAACCGGCGGTCTATCCAAGGGCCGTAAAACTACAGTCAATAATCTGCGCTATGGATATGCTTCAAACACTTATTTTCAAGAAGGCGACGAAGAACTCATTCGTTTAATCACCGCTTTACCCAGTACTTATGAAGGCGTACCGATCATTAACGGCGCGACTGGTTATTTGGTTATAACACAAGCCGTTAAAACCGGACGTTTGTTTTATCAGTCATTGGATGAACCGGCGATAACGAACGGCGAATTACGCGATTTAAATTTCGAATGGCTCATGCAGGATAATGGCGATTTTCAGTTGGTATTGACCATCGAACATGACGCTATTTTAATCTTGACCGAACCGCCGATGTATCTGGAACCGGCAAACGGTTTAATCGGGCCTTTGAATGTACATGGAATTGATTTTCAACAATTGCAAAAAATTCTGACGATTCCGCGTATTCCCGCCGAAGCCGCCGAAGAGTTTAGCGAGCGTTTAACGCTTCAGCATCCCGAATTACCTTTACCGCCGCCGCGCAGGATTGAAATCGTTGAACTGCGGGGTCAAAAGCCCCGCCCGAAACTGACATTGTTCGGCACGCAATTTACGACGTCGAATTATGTCCATGCAATGACGGTCGGTTTCGATTATGCCGGGCATATTTTTGCGGCGCATCCGCTCGAAAAAAATCAAGCGCACAGTTTTTATTCGAAAACGGATAATGCTTCAGCCGAACCGGAACGCCATGTTTGGGAAGTGATTAAAACCGAACAAGGCTTATTGCGTATCGCACGCGACCAGGATGCCGAATCCGAGGCGATTCAACGCTTAACCGTTCAAGGCTTTCGTTCGATGGATTGGCCCGGCAACACGGAATTTGTCATGACCGCACAGACGGATCCTTCTGACGCGAGCGGGGCGGTTCGTTGGGGTGCATTCTTGCAAAATACCGTTCCCGAACTGGAACAAGCCGGTTGGCTAATTGAAATTAACGATAGCTTTTTGATGAAATTCCAAGAAGCCGATACTTGGAATGCCGAAATCGACGAAAGCGGTAACGATTGGTTTGAAATGCGTTTTAATATTAACGTGGACGGTCAGTCGCTACCGCTTTTGCCTTTGATCATGCCGGTCTTGGAAAATTTTAAAGGAGACCAATTACCCGAAATGCTGAGCATTCCGATGGGCGAGCATCAATACTTAAACATTCCGTCGGAGCGTATCAAGCCGTTCTTGGATATCTTGTTCGAGTTATTCGATGCCGGTACTTACAGTGACCAGGGCGTATTGACCCTATCACGTTTTAATTCGGTCGCATTAGCCGATTTGGAAACGCACAGTTACGGCCTTTTCAGCCTAAAAGGCGGTAAGGCGCTTCGCGAAGTCGCTAAGAAGTTACGGGATTTCAAAGGTATCGCCAACGTTGTGCCGCCCGAAGGCTTGAATGCGCAATTGCGCGACTATCAACAACTAGGGCTCAATTGGCTGCAATTTATGCGCGAATATCAATTCGCGGGAATTTTGGCCGACGATATGGGGCTCGGTAAAACTATTCAAACGCTAGCGCATATCCAATTGGAAAAAGAGCAGGGGCGCTTGACTGCTCCCTGTCTAATCATCGCCCCGACCAGTCTGATGGGCAATTGGCGGCGCGAAGCCGAGCGCTTTACCCCAAGTTTGAGAGTCTTAATACTACAAGGCGTCGATCGAAAACAGCATTTTCATAAAATCAACGATTTCGATATCGTACTGACGACCTATCCTTTGTTGCCGCGCGACGAGGAGGCGCTGACCGAGCCCGATTATCATTATTTGATTCTCGACGAGGCGCAAATTATCAAAAACCCAAAGGCCAAGGCATCGGCCATCGTCAGAAGAATCAATGCGAATCATCGATTATGTTTAACCGGCACGCCGCTGGAAAATCACTTGGGCGAATTATGGGCTCAATTCGATTTCTTGATGCCGGGCTTTCTCGGCGACAGCGCTTTTTTCAAGCGCATCTATCGTACGCCGATCGAGACCCACGGCGACTATAAGCAACGCAAGCGCTTGTCGCGCCGACTCGAACCTTTTTTACTGCGTCGGACCAAGCAAGAGGTTGCCAAGGAATTACCACCGAAAACTGAAATGATCCGATCGGTGCCGCTAGACTCCAAACAGGCGGCCTTATACGAGAGTATAAGATTGACTATGGAAAAGAAGGTTCGCGATGCGATTGCGCAAAAAGGGTTGGCGCGCAGCCACATTACGATATTGGATGCCTTGCTGAAATTGCGCCAAACCTGCTGCGACCCGAGAACATTAAACTTGAAAGAGGCGCAAAAAGTCAAACAGTCGGCTAAACTCGATTTATTGATGGAGTTGCTGCCCGAGTTACTCGAGGAAGGCCGTAGGATTTTGGTATTCTCGCAATTCACGAAGATGATCGCACTCATCGAAGCGGAATTGAAAACCCGGAAAATTGCTTATAGTAAATTGACCGGCCAGACTAAAAACCGTGACGAAGCGATTAATTTATTTACCGGCGGCACAGTCGACGTATTTCTGATTAGTCTCAAGGCGGGCGGTGTCGGCTTAAATCTTACCGAGGCAGACACAGTGATCATTTACGATCCTTGGTGGAATCCGGCAGTGGAAAGTCAAGCCGCCGATCGGGCTTATCGAATCGGTCAAGACAAGCCGGTATTCGTTTACAAGTTGATTACCGAAAACACGGTCGAAGAGAAAATTCTTGCCTTGCAGGAAAAAAAGCGTGCATTGGCGTCCGGAGTTTATCAGGAAAACAACGAG
It includes:
- a CDS encoding DEAD/DEAH box helicase codes for the protein MTDQKKILSSDIRYECGDSAYTRGLSYYQSGMVSKMNIVEEGDRHVQLTSSVKGSGNNHYQQNIKVTWNDKFNNVEIFGYCSCPMHFNCKHVAAVCLKYRNDMTDMPIKTASHTSSWLGWLETLNKQTSAKSPYQDFLAYTLLPASKKGEFNLDLTITREKKTGGLSKGRKTTVNNLRYGYASNTYFQEGDEELIRLITALPSTYEGVPIINGATGYLVITQAVKTGRLFYQSLDEPAITNGELRDLNFEWLMQDNGDFQLVLTIEHDAILILTEPPMYLEPANGLIGPLNVHGIDFQQLQKILTIPRIPAEAAEEFSERLTLQHPELPLPPPRRIEIVELRGQKPRPKLTLFGTQFTTSNYVHAMTVGFDYAGHIFAAHPLEKNQAHSFYSKTDNASAEPERHVWEVIKTEQGLLRIARDQDAESEAIQRLTVQGFRSMDWPGNTEFVMTAQTDPSDASGAVRWGAFLQNTVPELEQAGWLIEINDSFLMKFQEADTWNAEIDESGNDWFEMRFNINVDGQSLPLLPLIMPVLENFKGDQLPEMLSIPMGEHQYLNIPSERIKPFLDILFELFDAGTYSDQGVLTLSRFNSVALADLETHSYGLFSLKGGKALREVAKKLRDFKGIANVVPPEGLNAQLRDYQQLGLNWLQFMREYQFAGILADDMGLGKTIQTLAHIQLEKEQGRLTAPCLIIAPTSLMGNWRREAERFTPSLRVLILQGVDRKQHFHKINDFDIVLTTYPLLPRDEEALTEPDYHYLILDEAQIIKNPKAKASAIVRRINANHRLCLTGTPLENHLGELWAQFDFLMPGFLGDSAFFKRIYRTPIETHGDYKQRKRLSRRLEPFLLRRTKQEVAKELPPKTEMIRSVPLDSKQAALYESIRLTMEKKVRDAIAQKGLARSHITILDALLKLRQTCCDPRTLNLKEAQKVKQSAKLDLLMELLPELLEEGRRILVFSQFTKMIALIEAELKTRKIAYSKLTGQTKNRDEAINLFTGGTVDVFLISLKAGGVGLNLTEADTVIIYDPWWNPAVESQAADRAYRIGQDKPVFVYKLITENTVEEKILALQEKKRALASGVYQENNEQGFNLTADDLTALFDPVQS